Proteins from a single region of Allocatelliglobosispora scoriae:
- a CDS encoding class I SAM-dependent methyltransferase has translation MDRDIRTMDDVMRLLDDLFEPGADRWTADAAPWWDDFYADRSRPVPFFAAKPDESLASYLDRGLIAPGRALDLGCGPGRNAIHLAGRGFRVDAVDLSPAAIAWGRDRAREAGADVRFHCGDAFALAELTGPYDLIFDSGCFHHLPPHRRVGYREFLDRTLSPGGHFGLTCFAAGAMGSELSDIDLYRQARLQGGVAYTAESLRWIFADLTEIELRRMHDEAPDSAAFGEPFLWTALFRREPAVGVPPDGLV, from the coding sequence ATGGACCGCGACATCCGCACGATGGACGACGTGATGCGGCTGCTGGACGACCTGTTCGAGCCCGGGGCCGACCGCTGGACCGCCGACGCGGCGCCCTGGTGGGACGACTTCTACGCCGACCGCTCCCGACCGGTGCCGTTCTTCGCCGCCAAGCCCGACGAGAGCCTCGCGTCCTATCTCGACCGTGGACTGATCGCCCCCGGCCGCGCCCTCGACCTGGGCTGCGGTCCCGGCCGCAACGCCATCCACCTCGCCGGCCGCGGCTTCCGGGTGGACGCCGTCGACCTCTCCCCGGCGGCGATCGCCTGGGGGCGGGACCGGGCGCGCGAGGCGGGCGCGGACGTCCGGTTCCACTGCGGCGACGCGTTCGCCCTCGCCGAGCTGACCGGCCCCTATGACCTGATCTTCGACTCCGGCTGCTTCCACCACCTGCCACCGCACCGGCGGGTCGGTTATCGCGAGTTCCTCGACCGCACGCTCTCGCCCGGCGGGCACTTCGGGCTCACCTGCTTCGCCGCCGGTGCGATGGGTTCGGAGCTCTCCGACATCGACCTCTACCGCCAGGCCAGGCTCCAGGGCGGCGTCGCGTACACCGCGGAGTCACTGCGCTGGATCTTCGCCGACCTCACCGAGATCGAGCTCCGCCGCATGCACGACGAGGCTCCCGACTCCGCCGCCTTCGGCGAGCCCTTCCTCTGGACGGCGCTGTTCCGCCGCGAGCCGGCGGTCGGCGTACCCCCGGATGGTTTGGTGTGA
- a CDS encoding aminotransferase class I/II-fold pyridoxal phosphate-dependent enzyme → MSMGHQAPSTDELKRLLDQTAMYDAVIEEIDGRRIRIGDRWLTDYASCNYLGFDLDPEIIDAIVGALGRWGTHPSWSRLLGNPRLYPEIEERLTELLGAPDTLVLPTITHIHFSVLPVLVGAGTVFVEAQAHKTIFDGANHARVNGAAMRRFDAADPGGLADLLRAAPTDHPRVVCLDGVNSMTGNVPDLSALAAVTRAHGALLYVDDAHGFGILGERCADEPSPYGVRGNAIVRHLGESYDGIVLVGGFSKAYSSMLAFLAVTPAVKQHLKVTAAPYLYSGPSPVASLAGVLAGFDVNERRGDALRTHLHALSVRVLEHVRSLGAVTPNAGSTPVVELLVAPGRDLAEVSELLWERGVYATLAAYPLVPRSQTGFRLQLTAAHTHEQVDELCRVLTELADRGVLRSNVQDRHNS, encoded by the coding sequence ATGTCCATGGGCCACCAGGCACCGTCCACGGACGAGCTCAAGCGGTTGCTGGACCAGACGGCGATGTACGACGCGGTCATCGAGGAGATCGACGGGCGGCGGATCCGGATCGGCGATCGCTGGCTGACCGACTACGCGTCCTGCAACTACCTGGGGTTCGATCTCGATCCGGAGATCATCGACGCGATCGTCGGGGCACTGGGCCGGTGGGGGACCCATCCGAGCTGGTCGCGGCTGCTCGGCAACCCGCGGCTGTATCCGGAGATCGAGGAGCGGCTGACCGAGTTGCTCGGCGCACCGGACACGCTGGTGCTGCCGACGATCACGCACATCCACTTCTCCGTGCTGCCGGTGCTGGTCGGTGCGGGGACGGTCTTCGTCGAGGCGCAGGCACACAAGACGATCTTCGATGGCGCGAACCACGCCCGGGTCAACGGGGCCGCCATGCGCCGCTTCGACGCCGCCGACCCCGGTGGCCTCGCCGATCTGCTGCGCGCTGCTCCGACGGACCATCCCCGGGTGGTCTGCCTCGACGGGGTCAACAGCATGACGGGCAACGTGCCGGACCTGTCCGCGCTGGCTGCGGTCACGCGTGCGCACGGTGCGCTGCTCTACGTCGACGACGCGCACGGATTCGGGATCCTCGGGGAGCGTTGCGCCGACGAACCCAGCCCCTATGGCGTGCGGGGCAACGCGATCGTGCGGCACCTGGGGGAGAGCTACGACGGGATCGTGCTGGTCGGGGGGTTCTCCAAGGCGTACTCGTCGATGCTGGCATTCCTGGCGGTCACTCCGGCGGTGAAGCAGCACCTCAAGGTGACGGCGGCGCCCTACCTGTATTCGGGCCCGTCACCGGTGGCGTCCCTGGCGGGGGTGCTGGCCGGGTTCGACGTCAACGAGCGGCGCGGTGACGCGCTGCGTACGCATCTGCATGCACTCTCGGTGCGGGTGCTGGAGCACGTGCGGTCGCTCGGGGCGGTGACGCCTAATGCGGGGTCGACGCCGGTGGTGGAGCTGCTGGTGGCGCCGGGGCGGGATCTGGCGGAGGTGTCGGAGCTGTTGTGGGAGCGGGGTGTCTACGCCACGCTGGCGGCCTATCCGCTGGTGCCGAGGAGTCAGACCGGGTTCCGGCTGCAGTTGACCGCAGCGCATACGCACGAGCAGGTCGACGAGCTGTGCCGGGTGCTCACCGAACTCGCCGACCGCGGCGTGCTGCGGTCCAATGTCCAAGATCGTCACAACTCTTGA
- a CDS encoding effector-associated constant component EACC1, which produces MPIADVLCQSVVSMSNQRLECRVLIKVQTHDDFAGLMDLYRWLRDDQEVAASAKVLRNSHTPPGHMGAVETIDLVITHVTAIASLLISYASWLKSRSRPPQCTFSIGGLDVTPRDASPATTEQLITVLTALAAAERKSDEAG; this is translated from the coding sequence ATGCCCATAGCAGACGTGCTGTGCCAGAGTGTGGTCTCGATGAGCAACCAACGTCTGGAGTGCCGCGTGCTGATAAAGGTCCAGACGCATGACGACTTCGCGGGCCTGATGGACCTCTACCGTTGGCTTCGCGACGACCAAGAGGTGGCGGCGTCGGCAAAGGTCCTACGGAACTCGCACACTCCACCAGGGCACATGGGCGCGGTCGAGACTATTGACCTGGTGATTACGCACGTGACGGCGATCGCCAGTCTTCTCATCTCCTATGCGTCCTGGCTGAAGTCTCGCTCACGTCCGCCGCAGTGCACCTTCTCCATTGGAGGGCTGGATGTGACCCCTCGGGACGCGTCGCCAGCTACCACGGAGCAGCTAATCACAGTGCTCACCGCTCTTGCCGCTGCTGAACGGAAATCTGATGAGGCTGGCTGA
- a CDS encoding putative bifunctional diguanylate cyclase/phosphodiesterase, with the protein MASRTIMVWYAAWMAALSTLFYAVPAWHAFVWPVVGIGSVAAILVGVRRHRPRVRLPWILFGSAIVLFAAGDTTYNILTDVVGLASPFPSIADLFYLAMYPVIVAGLVMLTRTGTLRRGPRVSIDALILMTGLVLLSWIFLISPHVLNPALTLTERLVCVAYPIGDLLILLAAAKLVSVDRSSATLLLLTVGGLGLLAADLLYGFVRMQGDWAVGGPVDLGWLIFYACWGAAALHPSMTRLTEPRVLRPRRDGVARQVALLLTCLLPQIILLVEVLAGGVRHGIVIALSTMCLAVLAFIRMRQVLASHRRATARSDVLRLTSAALMSAADLATVTQALREMVQRLLGPDVDHRFRVVMNDGSRTDLFGEPMPRGAQLRYTRSLPEPERAILGGGELALVCPLLLDDRPHGEPTLGVVLIAAGEASLGVLLSPTEVAVSQAALAIERIMLNREVSRHDNEQYFRTLVQNTADVILIVAPGTHRIRYASPSASSVFGTTDLDDAPLLDLVDAASRGGVRSQITASTTVDAATAHEDWVVVRPDRSQILIEAACRDLSGDPTVAGIVVTLRDVTAQRRMEKQLTMLAFHDPLTMLANRTLFQNRLAEAVGSANGAAGTVTGVLFIDLDDFKVVNDTLGHASGDELLRAVAERLTGVLRREDLAARLGGDEFAALITQAPGAAAIEEVATRVVAALGEPFIVDGQVVSGMASVGIATSVDAVGGPELLRQADLALYVAKDAGKGQWRRYQPELHAVIVERLQLRTELERSLVAGGFELEFQPILTLADSTVAGFEALVRWNHPTRGRLLPGQFIDVAEESGHIVALGRWILIQAITEACRWHATAGGAAPYVSVNVSLRQFRSAGFLASVHAALSHAGLPPHRLMIEITESMLMRDDDRILADLAALRREGVRIAIDDFGTGYSSLSYLHQVPLDAVKLDKLFTASITTDPKQAALVDGIIRLARTLGLDVIAEGIETAAEHVLLASLGCPYGQGFRFARPLTPQATLSMIIEEFDTIAAPI; encoded by the coding sequence ATGGCGTCTCGCACAATCATGGTGTGGTACGCGGCGTGGATGGCGGCGCTGTCCACCCTCTTCTACGCCGTCCCCGCCTGGCACGCGTTCGTCTGGCCCGTGGTCGGGATCGGCAGCGTCGCCGCGATCCTCGTCGGTGTCCGCCGCCACCGGCCCCGGGTCCGGCTGCCCTGGATCCTCTTCGGTTCGGCCATCGTGCTGTTCGCGGCCGGCGACACGACCTACAACATCCTCACCGACGTGGTCGGACTGGCCAGCCCGTTCCCCTCCATCGCGGACCTGTTCTACCTGGCCATGTACCCGGTGATCGTGGCGGGACTCGTGATGCTGACCCGGACGGGGACGCTGCGCCGGGGACCCCGGGTGTCGATCGACGCGCTGATCCTCATGACCGGGCTCGTCCTGCTCTCCTGGATCTTCCTGATCAGCCCGCACGTCCTGAACCCGGCGCTGACCCTGACCGAGCGGCTCGTCTGCGTGGCGTACCCGATCGGGGACCTGCTGATACTGCTCGCCGCCGCGAAGCTGGTGAGCGTCGACCGGTCGAGCGCGACCCTGCTCCTGCTGACCGTCGGCGGGCTCGGGCTGCTCGCGGCCGACCTCCTCTACGGCTTCGTCCGGATGCAGGGCGACTGGGCGGTCGGCGGCCCGGTCGACCTGGGCTGGCTGATCTTCTACGCCTGCTGGGGCGCGGCGGCCCTGCACCCGTCCATGACCAGGCTCACCGAGCCCAGGGTGCTGCGTCCGCGCCGGGACGGCGTCGCGCGTCAGGTGGCGCTGCTCCTGACCTGCCTGCTGCCGCAGATCATCCTGCTCGTCGAGGTCCTCGCCGGCGGCGTCCGGCACGGCATCGTGATCGCCCTCAGCACGATGTGCCTCGCCGTCCTCGCCTTCATCCGCATGCGCCAGGTCCTCGCGAGCCACCGCCGCGCCACCGCCCGCTCCGATGTCCTCCGGCTGACCAGCGCGGCGCTGATGTCGGCCGCCGATCTCGCGACGGTGACCCAGGCCCTGCGCGAGATGGTGCAGCGGCTGCTCGGTCCCGACGTCGACCACCGGTTCCGCGTCGTGATGAACGACGGCAGCCGGACCGACCTCTTCGGCGAGCCGATGCCGCGCGGCGCCCAGCTGCGCTACACCCGATCGCTGCCCGAACCGGAGCGGGCCATCCTCGGCGGCGGCGAGCTGGCCCTGGTCTGCCCGCTGCTGCTCGACGACCGGCCGCACGGCGAACCGACCCTGGGCGTGGTGCTCATCGCGGCCGGTGAGGCAAGCCTCGGCGTCCTGCTCAGCCCGACCGAGGTGGCCGTCTCGCAGGCCGCGCTGGCGATCGAGCGGATCATGCTCAACCGGGAGGTGAGCCGGCACGACAACGAGCAGTATTTCCGCACCCTGGTGCAGAACACCGCCGATGTCATCCTCATCGTCGCGCCCGGCACCCACCGCATCCGCTACGCCAGCCCTTCCGCCAGCAGTGTCTTCGGCACCACGGACCTGGACGACGCGCCGCTGCTGGACCTGGTCGACGCCGCGTCGCGCGGAGGCGTCCGCAGCCAGATCACCGCGTCCACCACCGTGGACGCGGCCACCGCCCACGAGGACTGGGTCGTGGTGCGGCCGGACCGGTCGCAGATCCTCATCGAGGCGGCCTGCCGCGACCTCAGCGGCGATCCCACCGTCGCCGGAATCGTCGTCACCCTCCGCGATGTCACCGCGCAGCGGCGCATGGAGAAGCAGCTCACCATGCTCGCCTTCCACGACCCGCTCACGATGCTCGCCAACCGCACCCTGTTCCAGAACCGGCTCGCCGAGGCCGTCGGGTCCGCCAACGGCGCGGCCGGCACCGTCACCGGCGTACTCTTCATCGATCTTGATGATTTCAAGGTGGTCAATGACACCCTCGGCCACGCCAGCGGCGACGAACTGCTCCGCGCCGTCGCGGAGCGCCTGACCGGGGTGCTGCGCCGCGAGGACCTCGCCGCGCGGCTGGGCGGCGACGAGTTCGCGGCGCTGATCACGCAGGCACCCGGTGCCGCCGCGATCGAAGAGGTCGCCACCCGGGTGGTCGCCGCGCTCGGTGAGCCCTTCATCGTCGACGGCCAGGTCGTCTCCGGCATGGCGAGCGTCGGCATCGCCACCAGCGTCGACGCCGTCGGCGGCCCGGAACTGCTCCGCCAGGCCGACCTCGCGCTCTATGTCGCCAAGGACGCGGGCAAGGGCCAGTGGCGCCGCTACCAGCCCGAGCTCCACGCGGTCATCGTCGAGCGGCTGCAGCTGCGTACGGAGTTGGAGCGCTCGCTCGTCGCGGGCGGCTTCGAGCTGGAGTTCCAGCCCATCCTCACCCTCGCCGACTCCACCGTGGCCGGGTTCGAGGCGCTCGTGCGGTGGAACCATCCGACTCGCGGACGGCTGCTGCCCGGGCAGTTCATCGACGTCGCCGAGGAGTCCGGCCACATCGTCGCCCTCGGCCGGTGGATCCTGATCCAGGCCATCACCGAGGCCTGTCGCTGGCACGCGACGGCAGGCGGCGCCGCGCCCTACGTGAGCGTCAACGTGTCGCTGCGCCAGTTCCGCTCGGCTGGATTCCTCGCCAGCGTCCACGCCGCGCTGAGCCACGCCGGCCTGCCCCCGCACCGTCTCATGATCGAGATCACCGAGAGCATGCTCATGCGCGACGACGACCGGATCCTGGCCGACCTGGCGGCGCTGCGGCGCGAGGGCGTCCGCATCGCGATCGACGACTTCGGCACCGGCTACTCCTCGCTCAGCTACCTGCACCAGGTGCCGCTCGACGCGGTCAAGCTGGACAAGCTCTTCACCGCCTCGATCACCACGGACCCCAAGCAGGCGGCTCTCGTCGACGGGATCATCCGCCTCGCCCGTACGCTCGGCCTCGACGTGATCGCCGAAGGCATCGAGACCGCCGCCGAGCACGTCCTGCTCGCGAGCCTCGGTTGTCCTTACGGCCAGGGCTTCCGGTTCGCCCGCCCATTGACACCGCAGGCAACCCTGTCAATGATCATCGAGGAATTTGACACCATAGCTGCACCGATCTAG
- a CDS encoding MFS transporter, which produces MSAYRLYLVIYGVGAFAANTAFTLNLVYQSQVVGLGPLQLVLVGTLMEVVCFVAQVPTGVIADLYSRRLSIIVGYALMGAGLLLWGLLPSFTAILVANAVWAVGAVCVDGAEEAWAADEIGEERIGRAFVRGGQIGQVGTLLGIVAAVGLGSLDLALPIVVGAVVTLGLVGLLAAVMPERGWAPTPAPQRTTLHSMRAQVVLGGRTVRRSAMLLGLVAGTLFIGMGSEGFDRLSQPHFLADLSLPAGLSPQVWFGVFAVVAAFGSIVVTGLLGRRIDTLAPRQVGVVLTVTQAVAAAGMIWFGLAGSFWPAVGAYLVVTLMRDATRPVLNLLMVAATTSRSRATVFSIQSQVDALGQIAGGPPAGYAGQRRSMGAGIATSGLFVVPAVVLFALVASRFARTPAGQPLTAETAETSASGAR; this is translated from the coding sequence TTGTCTGCATATCGGCTGTACCTTGTCATCTACGGTGTCGGTGCCTTCGCCGCCAACACCGCCTTCACCCTCAACCTCGTCTATCAGAGCCAGGTCGTCGGCCTCGGCCCGCTGCAGCTCGTCCTCGTCGGCACCCTGATGGAGGTCGTCTGCTTCGTCGCCCAGGTGCCGACCGGTGTCATCGCCGACCTCTACAGCCGCCGGCTCTCGATCATCGTCGGGTACGCGCTGATGGGAGCGGGTCTGCTGCTGTGGGGCCTGCTGCCGTCCTTCACGGCGATCCTCGTCGCCAACGCCGTCTGGGCGGTCGGCGCGGTCTGCGTCGACGGCGCCGAGGAGGCGTGGGCCGCCGACGAGATCGGCGAGGAGCGCATCGGCCGCGCCTTCGTCCGCGGCGGCCAGATCGGCCAGGTCGGCACCCTGCTGGGGATCGTGGCCGCGGTCGGGCTGGGCAGCCTCGACCTGGCGCTGCCGATCGTCGTGGGTGCCGTGGTCACGCTGGGGCTGGTCGGGTTGCTCGCGGCGGTCATGCCGGAACGCGGTTGGGCGCCGACGCCGGCCCCGCAGCGCACCACGCTGCACTCGATGCGGGCGCAGGTCGTGCTCGGCGGGCGTACCGTCCGCCGCTCGGCGATGCTGCTCGGCCTCGTCGCGGGCACCCTCTTCATCGGCATGGGCAGCGAGGGCTTCGACCGGCTGTCGCAGCCGCATTTCCTGGCGGACCTGTCGCTCCCGGCCGGGCTCTCGCCGCAGGTGTGGTTCGGGGTGTTCGCGGTGGTGGCCGCGTTCGGGTCGATCGTCGTGACCGGCCTGCTCGGCCGCCGTATCGACACGCTGGCACCGCGCCAGGTCGGCGTGGTGCTGACGGTCACGCAGGCGGTCGCGGCGGCGGGCATGATCTGGTTCGGGCTCGCGGGCAGCTTCTGGCCGGCGGTCGGGGCCTACCTGGTCGTGACGCTGATGCGCGACGCGACGCGGCCGGTGCTCAACCTGCTCATGGTCGCGGCGACGACCTCCCGGTCGCGCGCCACGGTCTTCTCCATCCAGTCGCAGGTCGACGCGCTCGGCCAGATCGCGGGCGGACCACCAGCCGGGTACGCCGGCCAGCGCCGCTCGATGGGCGCCGGCATCGCGACATCCGGCCTGTTCGTGGTGCCCGCCGTGGTCCTCTTCGCCCTGGTGGCGTCGAGGTTCGCGCGCACCCCGGCAGGGCAGCCCCTGACCGCCGAGACCGCCGAGACCAGCGCGTCCGGCGCTCGGTGA
- a CDS encoding VOC family protein encodes MSETQTLRGLATVTYWADDLEAAKDWYSEFLGLAPYFQVPGGYYEFRLGDYQHELGIIDAKWAPPGSVRGSGGHVAYWHVDDLDATVAKAISLGATLHEAARERGPGFVTATVIDPFGNVLGLMYNKHYLEILGSR; translated from the coding sequence ATGAGCGAGACACAGACCCTGCGAGGGTTGGCGACCGTGACCTACTGGGCCGACGACCTGGAGGCGGCGAAGGACTGGTACTCCGAGTTCCTGGGACTTGCGCCCTACTTCCAGGTGCCGGGCGGCTACTACGAGTTCCGGCTCGGCGACTACCAGCACGAACTCGGCATCATCGACGCCAAGTGGGCGCCGCCGGGTTCGGTCCGCGGGTCGGGCGGGCACGTCGCCTACTGGCACGTCGACGACCTCGACGCGACGGTGGCGAAGGCGATCTCCCTCGGCGCGACGCTGCACGAGGCCGCCCGCGAGCGCGGCCCGGGCTTCGTCACCGCGACCGTGATCGACCCGTTCGGCAACGTGCTCGGGTTGATGTACAACAAGCACTACCTGGAAATCCTCGGGTCGAGGTGA
- a CDS encoding TetR/AcrR family transcriptional regulator, whose protein sequence is METTVERLLAAAREILLVEGAAAVSMRRVATAAGVTAMTIYRHFANRDALLAAVADASFAEIAQRWAARPRAADFDTRWSELLDDHLDFALGEPRLYDFVFTERREGARRWPDDFRAGGSPSLNLVADALADGVRQGVLRDEDIWDWALTLAALIHGLVAMHRGGRIDLTEAEMRSLCHQLVGGVIHGYRA, encoded by the coding sequence ATGGAAACGACGGTGGAGCGCCTGCTGGCGGCCGCACGCGAGATTCTGCTGGTCGAGGGCGCGGCGGCGGTCAGCATGCGCCGGGTGGCGACGGCGGCCGGGGTCACGGCGATGACGATCTACCGGCACTTCGCCAACAGAGATGCCCTGCTCGCCGCCGTCGCGGACGCGAGCTTCGCCGAGATCGCCCAGCGCTGGGCCGCCCGCCCCCGCGCCGCCGACTTCGACACCAGGTGGTCCGAGCTCCTCGACGACCACCTCGACTTCGCCCTCGGCGAGCCCCGCCTCTATGACTTCGTCTTCACCGAGCGCCGCGAGGGCGCTCGGCGCTGGCCCGACGACTTCCGCGCGGGCGGTTCGCCGTCGCTGAACCTCGTCGCCGACGCGCTCGCCGACGGCGTGCGCCAGGGCGTGCTGCGCGACGAGGACATCTGGGACTGGGCCCTGACCCTCGCCGCGCTGATCCACGGCCTCGTCGCGATGCACCGGGGCGGGCGCATCGATCTGACCGAGGCCGAGATGCGTTCGCTCTGCCACCAACTCGTCGGAGGAGTCATCCATGGTTACCGCGCTTGA
- a CDS encoding YdeI/OmpD-associated family protein — translation MDTFDTVRQFEDWMAANHDSQAEVWMLIAKKGSGRTTLTIGEALDVALCYGWIDSQRKAHDEDFYLQRYSPRRPKGSWSKVNIAKVEALTAAGRMRAPGLAEVAAAKADGRWEAAYVAQRDATVPPDLETALAAHPAARSAFESLGKTDRYLAILQLLKARTPRTRAVKLEKLITGWELG, via the coding sequence GTGGACACCTTCGACACCGTGCGGCAGTTCGAGGACTGGATGGCGGCGAACCACGACAGCCAGGCCGAGGTGTGGATGCTGATCGCCAAGAAGGGATCGGGCCGGACCACCCTGACGATCGGCGAGGCGCTGGACGTGGCGCTGTGCTACGGCTGGATCGACAGCCAGCGCAAAGCTCACGACGAGGACTTCTACCTGCAGCGATACTCGCCCCGGCGGCCCAAGGGCTCCTGGTCGAAGGTCAACATCGCCAAGGTCGAGGCGCTGACGGCGGCCGGGCGGATGCGCGCGCCCGGCCTGGCGGAGGTCGCGGCCGCCAAGGCCGACGGGCGGTGGGAGGCGGCCTATGTCGCGCAGCGCGACGCCACCGTCCCGCCCGATCTCGAAACGGCGCTCGCCGCGCACCCGGCGGCGCGCAGCGCCTTCGAGTCGCTCGGCAAGACCGACCGATACCTGGCGATCCTCCAACTGCTCAAGGCGAGGACACCCAGGACCCGCGCGGTCAAGCTGGAGAAGCTGATCACCGGCTGGGAGCTCGGCTAG
- a CDS encoding nitrilase-related carbon-nitrogen hydrolase: MVTALELPQAPPAAPPERRRRATATVSAVVASAVLVWFGTGLSPVPWLTWLAPIPILVLATRVPGRVAAAAGFVAWFGGSLTVWTYYTGTLEVPVPVVAGFLLAQGLAFAGAVALFRALVQRGRVVLAALAAPAVWAGSEYLLSLVSPGGAFTSLGYTQAEVLPVIQVSAVTGVWGVSFLLMAVPALAAALAGRTGWRRLIATGAVLATITLGVGFWQLRAPATGVALTVAMASIETTEDSLPLASPEAQRVLADYLREVPAVAAAGATVLVLPEKVFKVTAAELDVLGGQLTAVAAEHRITIVVGLTLKDATGVHNVAMAYAADGATRYDKHFLVTGWEDHMTAGDRLSFLPGTTIGLAICKDLDHPQLPRAYARQQAGMLLVPALDFDRDGWLHSRIAVVRGVENGITVVRSAGRGRLTASDPHGRLLSDTAVDAGATVTTVTVRAGSGRTAYTLMGDWFAWVCFALVAVAIWLTVLGRGRRLAA, encoded by the coding sequence ATGGTTACCGCGCTTGAGCTGCCGCAGGCACCACCCGCCGCCCCACCCGAGCGGCGACGGCGCGCCACCGCCACCGTGTCGGCGGTGGTCGCGTCGGCGGTGCTGGTGTGGTTCGGCACCGGGCTCAGCCCGGTGCCGTGGCTGACCTGGCTGGCGCCGATCCCGATCCTCGTGCTCGCCACCAGGGTCCCCGGCCGTGTCGCGGCGGCGGCGGGGTTCGTCGCGTGGTTCGGCGGCAGCCTCACCGTCTGGACCTACTACACCGGCACGCTGGAGGTGCCGGTCCCCGTGGTGGCCGGCTTCCTGCTCGCGCAGGGGCTGGCGTTCGCCGGTGCCGTGGCCCTGTTCCGGGCACTGGTCCAGCGGGGCCGGGTCGTGCTGGCGGCGCTCGCCGCACCGGCGGTGTGGGCGGGCTCGGAGTACCTCCTCTCCCTCGTCTCCCCCGGCGGCGCTTTCACCAGCCTCGGCTACACGCAGGCGGAGGTGCTGCCGGTGATCCAGGTCAGCGCCGTGACCGGCGTCTGGGGCGTGAGCTTCCTGCTGATGGCGGTGCCCGCGCTGGCGGCGGCACTCGCCGGACGTACGGGGTGGCGGCGGCTGATCGCGACCGGCGCCGTTCTCGCGACCATCACGCTGGGCGTCGGATTCTGGCAGCTCCGGGCGCCCGCCACCGGCGTTGCGCTGACGGTCGCGATGGCGAGCATCGAGACGACGGAGGACTCGCTGCCGCTGGCGTCGCCGGAGGCCCAGCGGGTCCTCGCCGACTACCTGCGCGAGGTGCCCGCCGTGGCGGCGGCCGGCGCGACGGTGCTGGTGCTGCCGGAGAAGGTGTTCAAGGTGACCGCTGCCGAGCTGGACGTACTCGGGGGGCAGCTCACCGCCGTCGCCGCCGAGCACCGGATCACCATCGTCGTCGGGCTGACCCTCAAGGACGCGACGGGTGTCCACAATGTGGCGATGGCCTACGCCGCCGACGGTGCCACACGCTACGACAAGCACTTCCTCGTCACCGGGTGGGAGGACCACATGACGGCCGGGGATCGGCTCTCCTTCCTGCCCGGCACCACGATCGGGCTGGCGATCTGCAAGGACCTCGACCACCCGCAGCTGCCCCGCGCCTACGCACGGCAGCAGGCCGGGATGCTGCTCGTGCCGGCGCTCGACTTCGACCGCGACGGGTGGCTGCACAGCCGGATCGCCGTGGTACGCGGGGTGGAGAACGGGATCACCGTCGTCCGCAGTGCCGGGCGGGGGCGGCTCACGGCATCGGACCCGCACGGGAGGCTGCTCTCCGACACCGCTGTCGACGCCGGTGCCACCGTCACGACGGTCACCGTTCGGGCGGGTTCGGGGCGCACCGCGTACACCCTGATGGGTGATTGGTTTGCCTGGGTCTGCTTTGCCCTGGTGGCGGTCGCAATCTGGTTGACAGTGCTCGGCCGGGGACGGAGACTGGCCGCATGA
- a CDS encoding helix-turn-helix transcriptional regulator translates to MLDTSVRLLRLLSLLLTRRDWAGPDLADQLGVTTRTVRNDIERLRILGYQVHSSTGVTGGYRLGAGKAMPPLLLDDDEAVAVAVGLRVAASGSVTGIEETSLRALAKLEQTLPSRLRHRVDALRSVTLSAAGPGPTVDAAVLTTIAAATRDRDGLRFDYTGRDGGVTSRRVEPHRLVFTGRRWYLLAWDLDRKDWRNFRADRIQPRLPHGPRFAAREMPAEDAWKQVVRGTGSLAYRHPARVRLHAPIEAMGELLPPSAGLLTSVDGDSCELQTGGDSLGELAAFLGSLGVGFTVLDPPELRDFLHELATRYAAA, encoded by the coding sequence ATGTTGGATACCTCGGTCCGCCTGCTGCGGTTGCTGTCGCTCCTGCTGACCCGACGCGACTGGGCCGGGCCGGACCTCGCCGACCAGCTCGGCGTCACCACCCGCACCGTGCGCAACGACATCGAGCGGCTGCGGATCCTCGGCTACCAGGTGCACTCCAGCACCGGCGTCACCGGCGGATACCGGCTCGGTGCGGGCAAGGCGATGCCGCCGCTGCTGCTCGACGACGACGAGGCCGTCGCGGTCGCGGTGGGCCTGCGGGTCGCCGCCTCCGGAAGCGTCACCGGGATCGAGGAGACGTCGCTGCGGGCCCTGGCGAAGCTGGAGCAGACCCTGCCGTCGCGCCTGCGGCACCGCGTCGACGCGCTGCGGTCGGTGACGCTCTCGGCCGCCGGACCCGGGCCGACCGTCGACGCGGCGGTGCTGACCACGATCGCCGCCGCCACGCGGGACCGCGACGGGCTGCGCTTCGACTACACCGGCCGGGACGGAGGGGTGACATCGCGCCGGGTGGAGCCGCACCGGCTCGTCTTCACCGGGCGCCGGTGGTACCTGCTCGCCTGGGACCTCGACCGCAAGGACTGGCGCAACTTCCGGGCCGACCGGATCCAACCCCGCCTGCCGCACGGTCCGCGGTTCGCCGCCCGGGAGATGCCCGCCGAAGACGCCTGGAAGCAGGTGGTACGCGGAACCGGGTCGCTCGCCTACCGCCACCCCGCCCGGGTACGCCTGCACGCGCCTATCGAGGCGATGGGGGAGCTGCTGCCGCCGAGCGCGGGACTGCTGACCTCGGTGGACGGCGACTCCTGCGAGCTGCAGACCGGGGGCGACTCGCTGGGTGAGCTCGCCGCGTTCCTGGGCAGCCTCGGCGTCGGCTTCACCGTCCTGGACCCGCCCGAGCTGCGCGACTTCCTGCATGAACTCGCCACCCGCTACGCCGCTGCCTGA